From the Natronogracilivirga saccharolytica genome, one window contains:
- a CDS encoding AAA family ATPase, whose product MKTLELKIKISDTEAGVAVNSKTIRSAGDPSWSFLQLYEISAGDVSYHTRITEAAPNNSQKQLYIDEATAHNLGLNDGQNTSIMLSKAPKATYIQVEEKKARDGKESKHELVPGIQVKIGQTYTYEQQAVTVTSCDPDGGYVADDTVIEVLGQRDGKPTPSRQKVGAKVGKSAEEGFSSLIGMHDVIEKIRSRILLPIQKPELVKQYLGSPLKGAILNGPYGVGKTALVRAIAKEAGIPLIQVSLTQALNPGNIYEIYKHASSEPNGAFVFFDEIDTVAPRDADGLLRLAVTAIQECMDGYKQYPGVVTLAATNHLGNVAEPLLRGGRFDEIIDLKLPDQNGRNELFKHFTKGLKIKKGIDYDRLASITSGYSGADIESVVKQTGSETLSKATHDDPGAFITQQSLETCLNSHAPTGERNMGVTNPKFSFDDLFGIERLVAEITPMLDLVSGKRRSTLSNVKNVPMLLYGPPGTGKTSFAQAIAKYLEVPFVARSAGSFKNKYVGESERNVRELFGLSRTYAPLVIFIDEIDALGSRRGSGDPHGDQLLNEFLSEMDGVAGNNGVYIIGATNRLEMLDEALLSRFSYQTEMALPTSDERQQLLEGLFGMLPDELVEINFAEIANSTRGWSHRDLAGMVNLCRMNYDLSKVKRFTTGYLKSLTGSDNSPTIPEPSTNGVHR is encoded by the coding sequence ATGAAGACACTTGAACTGAAAATCAAGATTAGCGACACCGAAGCTGGCGTTGCTGTAAATTCAAAAACTATCAGAAGTGCCGGAGACCCCAGCTGGAGCTTTTTGCAACTCTACGAAATATCAGCAGGCGATGTTTCCTACCACACCCGGATCACCGAAGCTGCTCCGAATAACTCGCAAAAACAGCTTTATATCGATGAAGCAACCGCCCATAACCTGGGACTGAATGACGGCCAAAACACCTCGATTATGCTGAGCAAAGCTCCAAAAGCGACCTACATCCAGGTTGAGGAAAAAAAAGCTCGAGACGGCAAAGAATCGAAACATGAGCTTGTCCCTGGAATCCAAGTCAAGATTGGCCAAACCTATACCTATGAGCAGCAGGCGGTCACTGTCACATCCTGCGATCCTGATGGCGGCTACGTGGCAGATGATACCGTCATTGAAGTTCTAGGCCAGCGCGATGGCAAGCCAACCCCCTCAAGGCAAAAGGTCGGTGCCAAGGTTGGAAAGTCGGCAGAAGAAGGGTTCTCCTCGCTTATCGGTATGCACGATGTGATTGAAAAAATCCGCAGTCGCATTCTGCTTCCGATCCAGAAACCGGAGCTGGTAAAGCAATACTTGGGATCCCCTTTGAAAGGAGCCATCCTGAACGGGCCTTACGGGGTGGGAAAAACAGCTCTGGTCAGAGCGATCGCCAAAGAAGCGGGAATACCCCTGATTCAGGTTTCGTTGACCCAGGCACTGAACCCAGGCAATATCTACGAAATCTACAAGCACGCTTCCAGTGAGCCAAACGGGGCCTTCGTTTTCTTCGACGAGATAGACACTGTTGCTCCAAGAGACGCCGACGGGCTGCTCCGTCTCGCTGTCACGGCCATTCAGGAGTGCATGGACGGCTATAAACAATACCCCGGGGTTGTTACACTGGCCGCCACAAACCATCTGGGCAATGTCGCTGAACCCCTGCTTCGGGGTGGCAGGTTTGATGAAATCATTGACCTGAAGCTTCCTGATCAAAACGGCCGAAATGAGCTGTTCAAGCACTTCACAAAAGGCCTGAAAATAAAAAAGGGCATTGATTATGATCGCCTTGCTAGTATTACCAGCGGATATTCCGGGGCTGATATAGAGTCGGTAGTAAAGCAGACAGGCTCAGAAACCTTAAGTAAAGCCACTCATGATGACCCGGGCGCATTTATTACCCAGCAGTCCCTGGAAACCTGCCTGAACAGCCACGCACCCACTGGTGAACGAAATATGGGGGTTACCAATCCCAAGTTCTCTTTCGACGACCTTTTCGGAATCGAAAGGCTGGTAGCAGAAATCACACCCATGCTGGATTTGGTCAGTGGCAAAAGGCGGAGTACCCTATCCAACGTAAAAAACGTACCCATGCTGCTTTACGGACCGCCGGGTACGGGAAAAACCAGCTTTGCACAGGCAATAGCCAAGTACCTTGAGGTGCCCTTTGTTGCCCGCTCGGCAGGGTCTTTCAAAAACAAATACGTTGGCGAGTCGGAGCGAAACGTCAGAGAGTTGTTTGGCTTGAGCCGCACCTATGCTCCACTGGTCATCTTCATCGACGAGATTGATGCCCTGGGTTCTCGAAGAGGAAGCGGTGACCCCCACGGTGATCAACTACTCAATGAGTTCCTTTCTGAGATGGACGGTGTGGCTGGCAATAATGGTGTTTATATCATCGGTGCCACCAATCGGCTGGAGATGCTGGATGAGGCATTGCTGTCTCGTTTCTCTTATCAAACCGAGATGGCATTACCCACCAGTGACGAACGTCAGCAACTGCTCGAGGGGCTGTTTGGAATGCTTCCGGACGAGTTAGTGGAGATCAACTTCGCCGAAATAGCCAACAGCACCCGTGGCTGGTCACATCGCGATTTAGCCGGAATGGTTAACCTTTGCCGGATGAACTATGACTTGAGTAAGGTAAAACGCTTTACCACAGGGTATCTGAAATCATTGACTGGCAGCGACAACAGCCCTACTATACCAGAACCTTCCACAAACGGAGTACACAGATGA
- a CDS encoding glycoside hydrolase family 10 protein, with protein sequence MRAIWLTTVFGLDWPATGQTASQQESSLREIIRQADEHGINAVFFQAVSRSDAFYPSERLPWAPWLTGSAGEDPGWDPLQVAVEEAHKRGMELHAWFNVFSIGNEATDISESAEPLHVRFTHPEWVDTVFVDDGADRYWLNPGRPETREWVIENILEIVEKYDVDPIQDHTHESMDFAWMLNDWMVHREGRHVYAGLGTYIEEVQDELPRQIDTTRAIGAQGHAHFRQAFLREQDLDGRYDTPALVPPIPWIGDEPPPAPVELAAERDQGSEEQASAHRKVHLTWDKPAIGRDPDPFLRFAIYRVPHGSYSDISGVISDPRNLVYVTGQTEYLDHIPSSGHEEFDYLVTSLTRNHIEGDPAMASVTVTSADEEPEVVQEISRKMTLVH encoded by the coding sequence ATGCGGGCCATCTGGCTGACGACCGTTTTCGGACTGGACTGGCCGGCCACCGGACAAACCGCATCACAACAGGAATCATCGCTGCGTGAAATTATCCGTCAGGCGGATGAGCACGGCATCAACGCCGTCTTTTTTCAGGCAGTTTCGCGGTCCGATGCCTTTTATCCGAGTGAGCGGCTGCCGTGGGCGCCCTGGCTGACCGGAAGTGCCGGGGAAGATCCGGGATGGGATCCCCTGCAGGTTGCCGTCGAAGAGGCTCACAAACGGGGCATGGAGCTGCATGCCTGGTTCAACGTGTTCAGCATCGGCAACGAGGCGACCGACATCAGTGAAAGCGCCGAGCCGCTGCATGTTCGCTTTACCCATCCCGAATGGGTGGATACGGTTTTTGTGGATGACGGTGCCGACCGGTACTGGCTGAATCCCGGCCGCCCGGAGACCCGTGAATGGGTGATTGAGAATATTCTGGAGATCGTGGAAAAGTACGACGTGGATCCGATCCAGGATCATACCCATGAGTCGATGGATTTTGCATGGATGCTGAACGACTGGATGGTGCACCGCGAGGGCCGGCATGTGTACGCCGGGCTCGGGACTTACATCGAAGAAGTGCAGGATGAGCTCCCTCGTCAGATCGATACTACGCGGGCGATTGGAGCGCAGGGACATGCGCATTTTCGGCAGGCGTTTCTCCGGGAGCAGGACCTTGATGGACGATATGATACGCCTGCGCTTGTCCCTCCGATACCATGGATTGGGGATGAGCCGCCACCGGCGCCGGTTGAACTGGCGGCTGAGAGGGATCAAGGGTCGGAGGAGCAGGCATCCGCTCACCGAAAGGTGCACCTCACGTGGGATAAACCCGCGATAGGACGTGATCCCGATCCCTTTCTGCGGTTCGCCATTTACAGGGTGCCGCACGGGAGCTATTCGGATATTTCCGGCGTTATTTCCGATCCGCGGAACCTGGTTTATGTGACCGGGCAGACCGAATATCTCGATCATATTCCCTCGTCCGGTCATGAAGAGTTCGATTACCTGGTCACCTCACTCACGCGCAATCACATCGAGGGTGATCCCGCGATGGCGTCGGTCACGGTTACCTCAGCGGATGAGGAGCCGGAGGTTGTTCAGGAGATTTCGCGGAAGATGACACTGGTGCATTGA
- a CDS encoding HAD-IB family phosphatase, producing the protein MPRNPPENHKRIMVSDFDGTMTRYDFFDMARRHLPTAADHDYWQDYLDGKLSHSEAMASIFGAIRTDHQGMGNALARMELDLTLRDSVTRLEAAGWKIIVASAGCEWYIERLLYKAGLDLEVHANPGTYTPENGLELTLPTNSPYYDPEKGIDKEAIVRRALSQDPQAAFAGDGRPDIEAAMIVSGDCLFARGILADYLTGKGRPFHYFNNWKQIADTLLDQR; encoded by the coding sequence ATGCCCCGCAATCCTCCGGAAAACCACAAAAGGATCATGGTTTCAGATTTTGACGGCACCATGACCAGATACGACTTTTTTGATATGGCCCGCCGGCATCTGCCAACGGCTGCAGACCATGATTACTGGCAGGATTATCTGGACGGAAAATTATCTCACTCTGAGGCAATGGCATCCATTTTCGGTGCAATCCGGACGGATCACCAGGGTATGGGAAACGCCTTGGCCCGTATGGAACTTGACCTGACACTCCGTGATTCCGTGACCAGACTTGAAGCTGCCGGATGGAAGATTATCGTTGCTTCCGCCGGATGTGAGTGGTACATCGAGCGGTTGCTGTACAAAGCAGGGCTTGATCTGGAAGTGCATGCCAATCCCGGCACATATACTCCCGAAAACGGCCTGGAGCTGACCTTGCCAACGAACTCACCCTATTATGATCCCGAAAAGGGTATAGATAAAGAAGCGATCGTCCGCAGGGCCCTTTCGCAGGATCCGCAGGCAGCCTTTGCCGGAGACGGCCGTCCCGATATTGAGGCTGCAATGATTGTCAGTGGAGACTGCCTGTTCGCCCGCGGCATTCTGGCCGATTACCTCACTGGAAAAGGCCGTCCTTTCCATTATTTTAATAACTGGAAACAAATAGCAGATACGCTTCTGGATCAGAGATAA
- a CDS encoding iron-containing alcohol dehydrogenase family protein: MQHTQIDIPSLVRIKAGAAGRVGIYARRNDFTDVVILHSSDLKTNLMQRLREGLEAEQISVRNQRAVEEASFEQARELFTKLPSGTRAILGYGGGKALDTAKYVSFLSRLPYISIPTSLSNDGMCSPQSSLSLEGRRKSLPSSMPFGVVIDTEVCLEAPEILWLSGVGDLVAKLTAITDWKLAFHAVGTKIDDFAALLSDSTVFQFIARPQRDLEGVRLLGTALMLNGISMGVCGSSRPASGSEHLISHALDSLKSKPALHGLQVGVATYLVSLLQKRNSETIAGLFEKTGFWDAIASDPFKLSDWIEAVRLAPEMKEDFYTVLSSRDCLPEAEHLMRNDPWLKSCFVE; this comes from the coding sequence ATGCAACACACCCAAATAGACATACCCAGCCTTGTCCGAATCAAAGCCGGAGCTGCCGGACGCGTCGGGATATACGCTCGCCGAAATGATTTTACGGATGTCGTGATTCTTCACAGCAGTGATCTGAAAACGAATTTAATGCAGCGACTTCGTGAAGGTCTTGAGGCCGAACAGATTTCGGTTAGGAATCAACGGGCCGTTGAAGAAGCCTCATTCGAGCAGGCCCGGGAGCTTTTTACGAAATTGCCTTCCGGGACCCGGGCTATCCTGGGATATGGCGGTGGCAAGGCGCTCGATACGGCCAAATATGTCTCGTTCCTGAGCCGCTTGCCTTATATATCTATTCCAACGTCACTATCCAACGATGGAATGTGCAGCCCACAGTCCAGTCTGAGCCTGGAAGGCCGCCGAAAATCGCTGCCATCCAGTATGCCTTTTGGAGTCGTGATCGATACCGAAGTCTGCCTGGAAGCGCCTGAAATACTGTGGCTTTCCGGTGTAGGCGATCTGGTAGCCAAGCTGACAGCGATCACCGACTGGAAGCTTGCTTTTCACGCGGTCGGAACAAAAATAGACGATTTCGCCGCATTGCTATCAGACTCAACGGTTTTTCAGTTCATTGCCCGCCCTCAGCGCGATCTTGAAGGAGTCAGGCTGCTGGGAACCGCACTGATGCTCAATGGCATATCGATGGGCGTTTGCGGGTCATCACGTCCTGCAAGCGGCAGCGAACATCTGATCTCCCATGCGCTGGATTCATTGAAGAGCAAGCCGGCTCTGCATGGCCTCCAAGTCGGAGTTGCCACCTATCTTGTCAGCCTGCTCCAAAAGCGGAATTCGGAAACCATTGCCGGACTGTTCGAGAAGACCGGCTTCTGGGATGCCATCGCGTCTGATCCCTTCAAGCTGTCCGACTGGATAGAAGCCGTTCGTCTTGCGCCCGAAATGAAAGAGGATTTTTACACAGTGCTTTCTTCGCGCGACTGCCTGCCGGAAGCAGAGCATCTGATGCGCAATGATCCCTGGCTGAAATCCTGTTTTGTGGAATGA
- a CDS encoding serine hydrolase domain-containing protein: MNNSTAISRIEARFRDQVRKDPNLKNAYLLVHSNKTELYLNLAEGPGENGNPNPDQPVYMASVGKLFTSVLVAILHELKALSFEDNISRYLDFGLMDGLHVYKQKDYSQQIQIRHLLNQTSGLPDNFYPLFEKMLADHSFAISPSESIEWAKKNLKPSAAPGKKSYYTDTNYYLLGLIVERVCGEPFHAVMKRLIFDPVNMEHSYMLQYSKPEKEPAYKEAGFYYKDTRLNDIRGFAGIDFSGGGVTAPMNDLLKFMQALTGHRLISEHTLGTMLTDKAPLYPGWDYGYGIWQVRPIPIILPSKYKSWGVLGATGAFMFYHPELEAFVIGSFNHQSWQKKCVRFIFRIMNTLHKLR, encoded by the coding sequence ATGAATAACAGCACTGCAATATCACGGATTGAAGCCCGGTTCAGGGACCAGGTGCGGAAAGACCCGAATTTGAAAAACGCTTACTTGCTTGTTCATTCCAACAAGACAGAATTATATCTCAATCTGGCAGAAGGTCCGGGAGAAAACGGCAATCCGAACCCGGATCAGCCTGTGTACATGGCCAGTGTCGGCAAGCTGTTTACTTCTGTACTTGTTGCGATACTGCACGAACTAAAGGCACTGTCCTTTGAGGATAACATCAGCCGGTATCTCGATTTCGGGCTAATGGACGGCCTGCATGTCTATAAACAGAAGGACTATTCTCAGCAAATTCAGATACGACACCTGTTGAATCAAACTTCAGGGCTGCCTGACAACTTCTACCCGTTGTTTGAAAAAATGCTTGCCGATCATAGCTTTGCTATCAGTCCCAGTGAAAGTATCGAATGGGCCAAGAAAAACCTCAAGCCATCTGCCGCACCGGGGAAAAAATCTTATTACACCGACACCAACTACTATCTGCTCGGGCTGATCGTTGAAAGAGTTTGCGGCGAGCCATTCCATGCCGTGATGAAAAGACTGATTTTTGATCCGGTCAATATGGAGCACAGCTACATGCTCCAATACTCAAAACCGGAAAAAGAGCCTGCATATAAAGAAGCCGGCTTCTATTACAAGGATACCCGCCTGAACGACATCAGGGGTTTTGCCGGTATTGACTTTTCAGGCGGCGGCGTTACAGCGCCAATGAATGATTTGCTCAAATTCATGCAGGCGCTGACAGGACACCGTTTGATATCGGAACATACCCTGGGAACCATGCTCACTGATAAAGCTCCTTTGTATCCGGGATGGGATTACGGATATGGTATCTGGCAGGTTCGTCCCATTCCAATAATCCTGCCATCCAAATACAAATCATGGGGTGTACTTGGTGCTACCGGCGCATTCATGTTTTACCATCCGGAACTGGAAGCATTCGTCATCGGAAGCTTCAATCACCAGTCATGGCAAAAAAAATGCGTACGGTTCATCTTCCGTATTATGAATACATTGCACAAGCTGCGTTAA
- a CDS encoding ammonium transporter → MTASRLYKEAALFTGIILLGSTAVHASEYTTMEEFAASADYAKFVVDNLWILISAFMVFIMHLGFASVESGMTQGKNVVNVIYKNIFILCSGILIYAVVGFQIMYPGDFNGFLGFGGLGIGFDASDPVAFLTPAYGEDMTIWSDYIFQAMFAATAATIVSGCVTGRIKISMFMVFGVLLLAFCYPVTGSWVWGGGWLDAMGFYDFAGSTLVHGVGGFAGLACIMLLGARKGKYENGEIKLIPGHNIPLATIGVFLLWFGWFGFNGGSVLSANPAEVSYVFVNTAIGASAGSLTAMLVTYVIIQKLDATMALNGVLAGLVGITAGADVLTPLTAAISGAVGGTIMVFGVMMLDKMKLDDPVGAVSVHGFAGIWGTLAVGIFVADVAFTTQLLGTLAVLGFTFVFSLIVFGAIKYTLGVRVTDEAENVGLDIAEHGISAYQNFNRIKGQSVPGTVEANPLK, encoded by the coding sequence ATGACAGCATCACGATTATATAAAGAAGCAGCGTTGTTTACCGGTATCATATTGCTGGGCAGTACAGCCGTACATGCCAGCGAGTACACTACCATGGAGGAGTTTGCAGCATCCGCAGATTATGCGAAATTTGTAGTTGATAATTTATGGATACTCATCAGTGCGTTCATGGTATTCATAATGCACCTGGGATTTGCATCCGTGGAAAGCGGAATGACTCAGGGTAAAAATGTTGTCAATGTCATTTACAAAAACATTTTTATTCTCTGCTCGGGTATTCTGATCTACGCCGTCGTTGGTTTCCAGATTATGTATCCCGGAGATTTTAACGGATTCCTCGGATTCGGAGGGCTCGGTATCGGTTTTGATGCTTCCGATCCGGTCGCATTCCTGACCCCGGCATATGGTGAAGACATGACCATCTGGTCTGATTATATCTTCCAGGCCATGTTTGCCGCCACGGCTGCAACCATCGTATCCGGTTGTGTCACCGGACGGATTAAAATTTCCATGTTTATGGTTTTCGGAGTTCTTCTGCTCGCTTTCTGTTATCCGGTTACAGGCAGCTGGGTGTGGGGCGGCGGATGGTTGGACGCCATGGGCTTCTATGATTTTGCCGGTTCTACGCTGGTTCACGGCGTCGGTGGATTTGCCGGCCTGGCCTGCATCATGCTGCTCGGTGCCCGCAAGGGGAAATATGAAAATGGTGAAATCAAGCTGATTCCGGGCCATAACATTCCTCTCGCCACAATCGGCGTGTTTCTCCTCTGGTTCGGCTGGTTCGGGTTCAACGGAGGATCTGTACTGAGCGCCAATCCTGCTGAGGTATCCTACGTATTTGTTAATACCGCCATCGGAGCAAGCGCCGGATCTCTTACCGCTATGCTGGTAACTTATGTAATCATCCAAAAACTTGATGCCACAATGGCCCTTAATGGTGTCCTTGCAGGTCTGGTCGGGATTACCGCCGGCGCCGACGTGCTTACCCCTCTGACAGCCGCCATCTCCGGTGCCGTTGGTGGAACGATCATGGTGTTCGGTGTGATGATGCTGGACAAAATGAAGCTGGACGATCCGGTTGGTGCCGTAAGTGTGCATGGTTTCGCCGGTATCTGGGGCACACTTGCCGTCGGTATTTTTGTGGCCGACGTTGCCTTTACAACCCAGTTGCTCGGAACGCTTGCCGTTCTTGGCTTCACTTTCGTCTTTTCCTTAATTGTGTTCGGAGCTATCAAATACACCCTTGGTGTACGGGTAACCGATGAAGCCGAAAACGTGGGATTGGATATTGCCGAACACGGTATCAGTGCCTATCAAAACTTCAATCGTATCAAAGGCCAGTCCGTACCGGGTACAGTGGAAGCCAACCCGCTGAAGTAG
- a CDS encoding ADP-ribosylglycohydrolase family protein produces the protein MTDSTSILKPGPLAGAISGDVIGSKFEGAYIKTTEFPILDEDSDFTDDTVLTIAVADSLTSNKPFSDTLWEYGRRHPDRGYGGMFISWLQEERPKPYGSYGNGSAMRVSPVGAACQSMEDVLETAGRSAEVTHNHPEGIKGAKAIAAAVFLAQNGSSKEDIRNFIVRSFNYNLDFRLDDIRAGYEFNATCQRTVPEAIVAFLESDDYESAVRLAVSIGGDTDTIACMTGGTAGPVRRS, from the coding sequence ATGACCGATAGTACAAGCATTTTAAAACCGGGACCCCTTGCAGGGGCGATTTCAGGAGACGTTATTGGATCGAAATTCGAAGGAGCCTACATCAAAACAACCGAATTTCCAATACTCGATGAGGATAGCGATTTCACCGATGACACGGTGCTCACCATTGCCGTTGCTGACAGTCTGACCAGCAATAAGCCATTCTCCGACACGCTGTGGGAGTACGGACGCAGGCATCCGGACCGCGGCTATGGCGGCATGTTTATCAGTTGGCTGCAGGAAGAGCGTCCAAAGCCCTACGGCAGTTACGGCAACGGATCTGCGATGCGGGTGAGTCCTGTCGGTGCGGCCTGTCAGTCCATGGAAGATGTCCTGGAAACCGCCGGAAGATCGGCTGAAGTCACCCATAACCACCCCGAAGGTATCAAGGGTGCGAAAGCCATTGCGGCTGCTGTGTTTCTGGCGCAAAACGGCAGCTCGAAAGAGGATATCCGGAATTTCATTGTCCGCAGCTTTAACTACAATCTTGATTTCAGGCTGGATGATATCAGGGCAGGATATGAGTTCAATGCCACTTGTCAGAGAACCGTGCCGGAAGCGATTGTGGCTTTTCTGGAAAGCGATGATTATGAAAGTGCTGTCCGGTTAGCCGTTTCTATAGGCGGCGATACCGATACCATTGCGTGCATGACAGGCGGAACTGCCGGTCCCGTCCGCCGGTCATAA
- a CDS encoding sialidase family protein — translation MPTHSHLFWMFLSSTVMRSVMAVLLFAGMMIWTAWVLLASVWAEADRTDKDPGNYVSWHDAEEIAEGPAYQGPWRMNDSDFRYVDDASAAMDDHGNTALVWVDQAKKDVLFQWHGLQDEADRGDPVVVSDSPDTFSWLPRVAFCPKDDNIIYVLWQEIVFSGGSHGGEIFFARSTDSGETFSEPVNLSQTPAGAGKGRLTAQNWDNGSLDLDVGPDGSVYAVWTEYEGALRISRSVDQGESFSEPLTVFDHPEKPARGPALSTGPDGRIHLAWAVGEQQWGDIKYAQAATPENRDEMPEFSEPEVLIESGGHSDAPDLAVDSGGTLHLVYGESADGPFRAYHIYYVSAATGSGPGLADLSEPARISTPHPGDYDSAHFPSLKTGEQDQIYVTWELFPDVRRRPVGLGFTVSVNAGADFAGPVVVPGTGDPEDGTNGSRQGLLSNKLAAGPDGSFSIVNSSYLDGEQSRIRLIKGAANNKP, via the coding sequence ATGCCGACCCACAGCCATTTGTTCTGGATGTTTCTGAGTTCAACCGTGATGAGATCGGTCATGGCCGTTCTGCTGTTTGCAGGTATGATGATCTGGACGGCCTGGGTGCTGCTGGCGAGTGTATGGGCCGAAGCCGACAGAACCGATAAAGACCCGGGCAACTACGTATCATGGCATGACGCAGAGGAAATTGCCGAAGGGCCCGCTTATCAGGGGCCGTGGCGGATGAATGATTCGGATTTCCGGTATGTGGATGATGCTTCCGCGGCCATGGATGATCACGGGAACACGGCACTGGTGTGGGTCGATCAGGCCAAAAAGGATGTTCTGTTTCAGTGGCACGGATTGCAGGATGAGGCGGATCGCGGTGATCCCGTCGTTGTATCGGACAGCCCTGATACCTTTTCCTGGCTCCCGCGCGTCGCCTTTTGTCCGAAAGACGACAACATTATATATGTCCTTTGGCAGGAGATTGTTTTTTCCGGAGGATCGCATGGCGGAGAGATCTTCTTTGCCCGGTCAACCGATAGCGGGGAAACGTTCAGCGAACCTGTGAACCTGTCGCAAACTCCGGCCGGTGCCGGCAAAGGCCGTCTGACTGCACAGAACTGGGACAACGGCAGTCTGGATCTGGATGTGGGGCCGGACGGTTCGGTTTATGCGGTCTGGACCGAGTATGAAGGAGCTCTTCGCATCAGCCGGTCCGTTGATCAGGGAGAATCGTTTTCAGAACCGCTGACGGTGTTTGACCATCCGGAAAAACCCGCGCGCGGTCCGGCCCTGTCGACCGGACCTGATGGCAGAATTCACCTGGCATGGGCGGTTGGCGAACAGCAATGGGGCGATATAAAATATGCGCAGGCAGCAACCCCGGAAAATCGCGACGAGATGCCGGAGTTTTCTGAGCCGGAAGTGCTGATCGAATCCGGCGGCCATTCCGACGCACCCGACCTTGCCGTTGACAGCGGCGGAACCCTTCACCTGGTTTATGGCGAAAGTGCAGACGGGCCGTTCCGGGCCTATCATATATATTATGTCAGTGCAGCAACCGGATCCGGACCGGGGCTGGCCGACTTGTCTGAACCGGCGCGCATATCCACACCGCATCCCGGCGACTATGACAGTGCCCATTTTCCGTCACTGAAAACCGGCGAACAGGATCAGATATATGTGACCTGGGAGCTTTTCCCCGATGTGCGCAGGCGTCCCGTCGGACTGGGATTCACCGTTTCGGTCAACGCTGGAGCTGACTTTGCGGGGCCTGTGGTTGTTCCGGGTACGGGAGATCCGGAGGACGGCACTAACGGAAGCAGACAGGGCCTGCTGTCCAATAAGCTGGCTGCAGGTCCGGACGGAAGTTTTTCTATTGTAAACAGTTCGTATCTTGATGGTGAACAGAGCAGAATACGGCTGATAAAAGGAGCTGCAAATAATAAACCATGA
- a CDS encoding U32 family peptidase, which produces MTIKHKNIADGPGIADDIQIMAPAGSMESLAAALKAGADSVYFGVDKLNMRSRSRKNFTLGDLPEISAKCRKFNVKSHLALNTVLYDEDLSAMQRMVDAAADAGISAVIVSDPAVMQYARDAGMAVHMSTQCNITNTEAVRFYSRWADVMVMARELTLEHVAGIAAEIREQQIAGPSGQPVRLEVFAHGALCMAVSGKCYLSLHTHNSSANRGACVQNCRRPYIVTDKKGEYDLEVDNEYIMSAKDLCTIPFLDKVLHAGVRVLKIEGRGRSADYVRTTVTCYREAIEAIRSGTFTPEKIAEWENELASVYNRGFWDGYYLGRTIGEWSDVHGSKSKERKIYIGPCQNYYRNAGVGVFKVETDGIEKGDKIMIMGPTTGALSTHVEELRIDDQPAAKAVRGDLVTLPLPDKARRADKLYKIVPA; this is translated from the coding sequence ATGACAATAAAGCACAAAAATATCGCAGATGGCCCGGGAATCGCTGATGATATCCAGATCATGGCACCGGCCGGATCGATGGAGTCGCTTGCGGCTGCCTTGAAAGCCGGAGCAGATTCGGTCTATTTCGGAGTGGACAAACTTAACATGAGGTCCCGCTCCAGAAAGAACTTTACGCTCGGTGACCTGCCCGAAATCAGCGCCAAATGCAGGAAGTTCAATGTTAAATCCCATCTGGCTCTGAACACCGTGCTGTATGATGAGGATCTTTCAGCCATGCAGCGGATGGTGGATGCAGCTGCAGATGCGGGCATTTCGGCAGTTATCGTTTCGGATCCGGCTGTGATGCAGTATGCACGGGATGCGGGAATGGCGGTTCATATGTCGACTCAGTGCAACATCACCAACACTGAGGCAGTCCGGTTTTATTCCCGCTGGGCGGATGTGATGGTTATGGCGCGGGAGCTGACACTCGAACATGTCGCCGGGATTGCCGCGGAGATCAGGGAGCAGCAGATTGCCGGACCCTCCGGACAACCGGTCCGGCTGGAAGTCTTTGCTCACGGCGCGTTATGCATGGCCGTATCAGGCAAATGCTACCTCAGCCTGCATACGCATAACTCCTCCGCCAACCGGGGCGCATGTGTGCAAAACTGCCGGCGTCCCTACATCGTAACGGATAAAAAAGGGGAGTACGACCTTGAGGTTGACAATGAGTACATAATGAGCGCCAAAGATCTGTGTACCATTCCCTTTCTGGACAAGGTGTTGCATGCCGGTGTGCGGGTACTCAAGATTGAAGGGCGCGGCCGGTCAGCCGATTATGTCCGGACAACGGTAACGTGCTACCGCGAGGCCATCGAAGCGATCCGGTCAGGCACGTTCACGCCGGAAAAAATCGCGGAATGGGAAAACGAGCTGGCATCAGTATATAACAGGGGGTTCTGGGACGGCTACTATCTTGGCCGGACTATCGGCGAGTGGAGTGACGTGCATGGGTCAAAGTCCAAAGAGCGGAAAATATACATAGGTCCCTGCCAGAACTACTACAGAAACGCCGGAGTTGGTGTTTTTAAGGTTGAAACAGACGGCATTGAAAAAGGCGACAAAATCATGATCATGGGTCCGACCACCGGTGCGCTCAGCACGCATGTTGAAGAGCTCCGGATCGATGATCAGCCTGCAGCCAAAGCTGTACGCGGCGATCTGGTTACTTTGCCGCTTCCGGATAAGGCCCGCCGGGCTGACAAGCTATACAAAATCGTGCCGGCATGA